The following coding sequences are from one Desertibacillus haloalkaliphilus window:
- a CDS encoding acyl-CoA dehydrogenase family protein — KQNIESLVKLGYTTLSLPVEYGGGGQSVKDMVLFQETLGSMDGATALSIGWHQGVVGEIYEKKLWNEKQLQFFAEEIKNGALVNRAVSEAQTGSPTRGGKPGTTATRSGDQWVIS; from the coding sequence AAACAAAATATCGAATCATTAGTAAAACTGGGCTATACAACGTTGTCTCTGCCCGTTGAGTACGGGGGCGGGGGTCAATCTGTAAAGGATATGGTCCTTTTTCAAGAAACACTAGGAAGTATGGATGGAGCAACTGCCTTATCGATCGGCTGGCACCAAGGAGTTGTTGGTGAAATTTATGAAAAGAAACTATGGAATGAGAAACAGCTGCAATTTTTTGCTGAAGAAATCAAAAATGGGGCTCTTGTGAACCGGGCTGTCAGTGAAGCGCAGACAGGTAGTCCAACAAGAGGTGGCAAACCTGGAACAACTGCAACGAGATCAGGAGATCAATGGGTGATCAGC